A genomic window from Crocosphaera sp. UHCC 0190 includes:
- a CDS encoding DNA-directed RNA polymerase subunit omega produces MARHFSVDSTDIMYRADKLMSVASNRYRIVVQVSKRAKRCRYEDRDQMDTPMMKPVIRAILEMSDEFTEPEILGDELN; encoded by the coding sequence ATGGCTCGACATTTTTCCGTCGATAGCACCGATATTATGTATCGGGCTGATAAGTTGATGAGTGTTGCCTCAAATCGCTATCGAATTGTGGTACAAGTCTCAAAAAGAGCTAAACGCTGTCGTTATGAAGACAGAGATCAGATGGATACTCCTATGATGAAACCCGTTATCCGTGCCATTTTAGAGATGTCTGACGAATTTACAGAACCCGAAATTTTAGGAGATGAGCTTAATTAA
- a CDS encoding thioredoxin domain-containing protein yields MPNRLANTQSLYLRKHADNPIDWWYWDKEALETAKAQNKPIFLSIGYSSCHWCTVMEGEAFSDLAIATYLNDNFLPIKVDREERPDIDSIYMSSVQMMGIQGGWPLNVFLTPGDLVPFYGGTYFPIEPRYGRPGFLQVLQSIRRFYDTEKEKLKGFKTEILRSLQQSVIVPISNTELNDPQLLYHGIEINSQVIQVSSDDFGRPCFPMIPYSNLVLQGTCLPFGDQEQRIELSSQRGQDLALGGIFDHLGGGFHRYTVDSTWTVPHFEKMLYDNGQIVEYLANLWSLGQEEPAFERGIIRTVEWLKREMTAPQGYFYAAQDADNFTSSEEKEPEEGAFYVWEYQQLAQELTPAELTELTEVFTLSIEGNFEGKNVLQRRQGGQLSDSIENILDKLFIKRYGSSRDSLETFEPAINNQGAKTNNWPGRIPPVTDTKMIVAWNSLMISGLARAYGVFQEPLYWELASNAAEFIVQQQWINGRLYRLNYEGKVSVLAQSEDYAFLIKALLDLQSAIPQETQWLEKAMEVQQEFDELFWSLEMGGYYSNAADNSGDLLVRERNYIDNATPSANGIALGNLVRLARLTDNLDYLHKAEQGLQAFGHILSQSPRACPSLFTALDWYYFGSLVRTNQETLAKVIPQYFPTTAYRLDQKLPHDVIGLVCQGLSCLEPAKTEEQLLRQMREISQG; encoded by the coding sequence ATGCCGAATCGTCTGGCCAATACCCAAAGTCTCTACCTACGGAAACACGCTGATAACCCCATTGATTGGTGGTATTGGGACAAAGAAGCTTTAGAAACCGCGAAAGCCCAAAATAAGCCCATTTTTCTCTCTATTGGTTATTCTAGCTGTCACTGGTGTACGGTGATGGAAGGGGAAGCTTTTTCAGATTTGGCGATCGCTACTTACCTCAATGACAATTTTCTCCCCATTAAAGTTGACAGGGAAGAACGACCGGATATTGACAGTATCTATATGAGTTCGGTACAAATGATGGGGATACAGGGAGGTTGGCCCCTCAATGTTTTCCTGACTCCAGGAGATTTAGTGCCATTTTATGGGGGAACTTATTTCCCCATAGAACCCCGTTATGGCCGGCCTGGTTTTTTACAAGTTTTACAATCAATTCGCCGTTTTTATGATACTGAAAAAGAAAAACTTAAGGGGTTTAAAACAGAAATTCTCAGAAGTTTACAACAATCTGTTATTGTTCCTATTAGTAATACAGAATTAAATGATCCTCAACTGCTTTATCATGGCATTGAAATCAATAGTCAAGTAATTCAGGTCAGTTCGGATGATTTTGGCCGTCCTTGTTTTCCGATGATTCCTTATAGTAATTTGGTCTTACAAGGAACCTGTTTACCTTTTGGGGATCAAGAGCAACGCATTGAATTAAGCAGTCAACGGGGGCAAGATTTGGCTTTAGGGGGCATTTTTGACCATCTGGGGGGGGGATTTCATCGTTATACTGTAGATTCCACCTGGACAGTGCCTCACTTTGAAAAAATGCTCTATGATAATGGGCAAATTGTCGAATATTTGGCAAATTTGTGGAGTTTGGGTCAAGAGGAACCGGCCTTTGAACGGGGGATCATCCGTACGGTAGAATGGTTAAAACGGGAAATGACGGCCCCTCAAGGTTATTTTTATGCGGCCCAAGATGCGGATAATTTTACGTCTTCTGAGGAAAAAGAACCAGAAGAAGGGGCATTTTATGTGTGGGAATATCAACAACTTGCACAGGAATTAACCCCCGCAGAATTAACGGAATTAACGGAAGTATTTACCCTTTCTATTGAGGGGAATTTTGAAGGCAAAAATGTTTTACAACGTCGTCAAGGGGGACAGCTTTCAGATAGTATAGAAAATATTTTAGATAAGTTATTTATCAAACGATATGGGAGTTCTAGAGACAGCTTAGAAACCTTTGAACCTGCGATCAATAATCAAGGTGCAAAAACAAATAATTGGCCAGGACGTATTCCTCCGGTAACAGATACTAAAATGATTGTTGCTTGGAATAGTTTAATGATTTCTGGTTTGGCCAGGGCCTATGGGGTTTTTCAAGAACCTTTATATTGGGAATTAGCGAGCAATGCGGCTGAATTTATTGTTCAACAACAGTGGATAAATGGGCGACTATATCGGCTTAATTATGAGGGAAAAGTCTCAGTATTGGCCCAGTCAGAAGACTATGCTTTTTTGATTAAAGCATTGTTAGATTTACAATCAGCAATTCCTCAAGAAACCCAATGGTTAGAAAAAGCGATGGAAGTACAACAGGAATTTGATGAATTATTCTGGAGTCTAGAAATGGGAGGTTATTATAGTAATGCGGCGGATAATAGTGGGGATTTATTAGTGCGTGAAAGGAATTATATTGATAATGCAACCCCATCAGCAAATGGTATTGCTTTAGGGAATTTAGTTCGTTTGGCCCGCTTGACTGACAATTTAGATTATCTCCATAAAGCTGAACAAGGATTACAGGCCTTCGGTCATATTTTAAGCCAATCTCCCCGTGCTTGTCCTAGTTTATTTACTGCCTTAGATTGGTATTATTTTGGCAGTTTAGTCAGAACAAATCAGGAAACATTAGCAAAAGTCATCCCTCAATATTTTCCGACAACAGCTTATCGGTTAGATCAGAAATTACCTCATGATGTTATTGGTTTAGTCTGTCAAGGATTATCCTGTTTAGAACCCGCTAAAACCGAAGAGCAATTATTGCGCCAAATGAGAGAAATTAGTCAAGGTTGA
- a CDS encoding metallophosphoesterase family protein, translated as MRTLAVGDIHGCSKAFDRLLEVVQLQPEDKLITLGDYVDKGPNSNEVLNRLLKLAQNHQLIPLKGNHEMAMLAARQEGRLQDFWLAMGGKETLESYPKQGNIQTLANIPDDHWEFIDRHCLDWYETDDHIFVHANLDPDLPLHKQSEHDLFWQKLYPHDPHYSGKIVICGHTSQKDGQPVNLGHQICIDTWACGDGWLSCLDVDTGKLWQTNQKGQVRTTVLKNQRKSGQDPSLRAFLSYL; from the coding sequence ATGCGAACCTTAGCAGTGGGAGATATTCACGGGTGTTCTAAAGCATTTGATCGTCTTTTGGAAGTGGTGCAGTTGCAACCTGAAGATAAATTGATTACCTTGGGAGACTATGTCGATAAAGGCCCCAACAGCAATGAAGTTTTAAACCGCTTATTAAAACTTGCTCAAAATCATCAATTAATTCCCCTGAAAGGTAATCATGAAATGGCCATGTTAGCGGCTCGTCAGGAGGGAAGGTTACAGGATTTTTGGTTGGCGATGGGGGGAAAAGAAACCTTAGAATCCTATCCTAAACAGGGTAATATTCAGACTTTAGCTAATATTCCTGATGATCATTGGGAGTTTATTGATCGCCATTGTTTAGACTGGTATGAAACAGATGATCATATCTTTGTTCATGCTAATCTTGATCCCGATCTTCCCCTACATAAACAGTCTGAACATGATTTATTTTGGCAGAAACTTTATCCCCATGACCCTCATTATTCGGGAAAAATTGTTATTTGTGGTCATACCAGTCAAAAGGATGGGCAACCTGTTAATTTGGGTCATCAAATTTGTATTGATACTTGGGCCTGTGGTGATGGGTGGTTAAGTTGTTTAGATGTAGATACAGGTAAACTTTGGCAAACCAATCAAAAAGGTCAAGTTCGGACTACAGTGCTTAAAAATCAGAGAAAATCAGGTCAAGATCCCTCCTTAAGAGCTTTTCTGTCCTATCTTTAA
- the pyk gene encoding pyruvate kinase, with the protein MEPRPMFRRTKIVATIGPATQNKEVLRQLILAGATTLRLNFSHGDHEYHQHSIRLIRQTAFELNQPVGILQDLQGPKIRLGKFVNGAITLKPGDPFILTSRVVECNQDISYVTYEYLADEVPENARILMDDGKVEMLVERIDYEKKDLHCRVVVGGVLSNSKGVNFPGVYLSVKALTDKDKEDLMFGLDQGVDWVALSFVRNPQDILEIKELIASAGKNVPVIAKIEKHEAIEEMEEILSLCNGVMVARGDLGVELPAEDVPILQKRLIATANKLGIPVITATQMLDSMASNPRPTRAEVSDVANAILDGTDAVMLSNETAVGKYPIESVATMATIAERIEREPTALKISSQGKQSVTNAISAAVSQIAQQLNAAAIMSLTKTGSTARNVSKFRPQIPILAVTPHVDVARQLQLVWGVKPLLVLDLPSATQTFQSAINVAQENDLLKDGDLVVMTAGTLQGIAGSTDLIKVEMVKAILGKGVGVGQGSASGRARVAHYARELGDFDPGDILVVPGTNAEFVEMMRKAAAIITEESSLTSHAAVIGLRLGVPVIVAFKDATKIIREGAIITVDAQKGVVYSGIITNHHVAG; encoded by the coding sequence ATGGAACCCCGTCCTATGTTTCGTCGAACCAAAATTGTTGCCACCATTGGCCCTGCTACCCAAAATAAAGAGGTTCTACGTCAATTAATTCTAGCGGGGGCCACTACCCTTCGGCTTAATTTTTCCCATGGCGATCATGAGTATCATCAACATAGTATTCGTCTGATTCGTCAAACAGCCTTTGAATTAAATCAACCCGTTGGCATTCTTCAAGATTTACAGGGACCAAAAATTCGTCTGGGGAAATTTGTCAACGGTGCAATTACCCTTAAACCTGGTGATCCCTTCATTCTCACCAGTCGGGTAGTGGAATGTAATCAAGATATTAGCTATGTCACCTATGAATATCTGGCCGATGAAGTGCCAGAAAATGCGAGAATTCTCATGGATGATGGCAAAGTAGAAATGCTCGTCGAACGCATTGATTATGAGAAAAAAGACTTACATTGTCGGGTGGTTGTCGGTGGGGTGCTATCTAATAGTAAAGGGGTGAATTTTCCAGGAGTTTATCTATCTGTTAAGGCCTTAACCGACAAAGATAAAGAAGATTTGATGTTTGGGTTAGATCAAGGGGTTGACTGGGTTGCCTTGAGTTTTGTCCGTAATCCCCAAGATATCCTAGAAATTAAAGAATTAATCGCTAGTGCAGGGAAAAATGTTCCCGTCATCGCCAAGATAGAAAAACATGAGGCGATCGAAGAAATGGAAGAAATTCTTTCTCTTTGTAATGGGGTGATGGTGGCGCGGGGAGATTTAGGGGTAGAATTACCGGCTGAAGATGTGCCGATTCTGCAAAAACGGTTAATTGCCACAGCCAATAAATTAGGCATTCCCGTCATTACGGCCACACAAATGTTAGATAGTATGGCCAGTAATCCTCGGCCCACTCGCGCCGAAGTTTCTGATGTGGCCAATGCCATTTTAGATGGAACAGATGCGGTGATGTTATCCAATGAAACCGCCGTGGGTAAATATCCCATTGAATCAGTGGCCACCATGGCCACTATTGCAGAAAGGATAGAAAGGGAACCCACAGCCTTAAAAATTTCCTCTCAAGGTAAACAGTCTGTCACCAATGCCATTTCAGCGGCCGTGAGTCAAATTGCCCAACAACTCAACGCCGCAGCGATCATGTCCTTAACCAAAACCGGATCAACAGCCCGCAATGTCTCAAAATTCCGCCCCCAAATTCCAATTTTAGCCGTGACACCCCATGTAGATGTGGCCCGACAGTTACAGTTAGTTTGGGGGGTTAAACCCTTGTTAGTCCTTGATTTACCCTCAGCAACCCAAACCTTTCAATCAGCGATTAATGTGGCTCAAGAGAATGATTTACTCAAAGATGGGGATTTAGTGGTCATGACTGCCGGAACCTTACAGGGGATTGCGGGTTCAACGGATTTGATTAAGGTAGAAATGGTAAAGGCAATTTTGGGGAAGGGGGTGGGGGTTGGTCAGGGTTCGGCCAGTGGACGAGCTAGAGTTGCCCATTACGCCAGGGAATTAGGAGATTTTGACCCAGGAGACATTTTAGTCGTTCCTGGAACCAATGCGGAGTTTGTGGAGATGATGCGAAAAGCAGCCGCTATTATTACGGAAGAATCGAGTTTAACCAGTCATGCAGCCGTGATTGGCCTCCGTTTAGGGGTTCCTGTCATTGTGGCTTTTAAGGATGCGACTAAAATTATTCGAGAAGGAGCAATTATCACAGTAGATGCTCAAAAAGGGGTCGTTTATTCGGGTATTATTACCAATCACCATGTTGCAGGTTAG
- a CDS encoding DNRLRE domain-containing protein, which translates to MATTSASLGLTILPLKPAQAVSVSYAATADTYIDSNNPNTNYGSRPFLNVGEVLQAPMEQNILLRFDNLVPTAPGQYAINVKATLTLQAIHNQIDVALAGGFAVRNSIANPTPTYLEPIIPWQDTTPSVTYNNSNDWIDTETQLFAGPITRLNNGLTTFQGDGLNNLVQQWLNGNLNNGLAIEALITNAPGSTGNFDAFASRNQSTRPVPTLNITYDLVQVMPFQVEIRAGGSGLSDWEVALQDPGSNIPLTGTQIDNLVWQNGVDKEWELIWDRVNNDLTFTIGGITKKYTEYSEPMDDFLRGLRILTKSETDETNSGSCIVAPGTGIDFQVNQYRQQGSSQYSTLSTPWSNSATSPDPNTFDFLFDRRLNDGNFALNNLLRPIEAFKGTVAMSWDDENCNPQEAKARSRTEVIIQGLGRLRTTSATLPANDAQSIPEPTSVIGLLGLGMFGVRRLRQKKSHDDSSVQN; encoded by the coding sequence ATGGCGACTACCAGTGCCAGTTTAGGGTTAACAATTTTACCCCTGAAACCAGCACAAGCTGTGAGCGTATCTTATGCAGCAACGGCTGATACTTATATAGACTCCAACAACCCTAATACAAACTATGGTAGCCGTCCCTTCCTGAATGTGGGGGAAGTCCTTCAAGCTCCAATGGAGCAGAATATTTTATTGCGGTTCGATAATCTGGTTCCCACGGCCCCTGGACAATATGCTATCAATGTCAAAGCCACTTTAACCTTACAAGCGATCCATAATCAAATCGATGTAGCCTTAGCGGGAGGCTTTGCCGTTCGTAATTCGATTGCTAATCCTACGCCTACTTACCTAGAACCAATAATACCCTGGCAAGATACAACCCCCAGCGTCACCTATAATAATTCTAATGACTGGATTGATACGGAAACACAGCTATTTGCCGGCCCGATCACACGCCTCAATAATGGATTAACAACTTTTCAGGGAGATGGGTTAAATAACTTAGTCCAACAGTGGTTAAATGGCAACCTCAATAATGGATTAGCCATTGAAGCTTTAATCACTAATGCACCAGGCAGCACAGGTAACTTTGATGCTTTTGCCAGTCGCAACCAGTCAACCCGTCCCGTTCCTACCCTTAATATTACCTACGATCTCGTGCAAGTAATGCCTTTCCAGGTTGAAATACGGGCCGGTGGCAGTGGCCTTAGTGACTGGGAAGTAGCCCTGCAAGATCCAGGCAGTAATATACCCCTAACGGGAACACAGATTGACAATTTAGTCTGGCAGAATGGGGTCGATAAAGAGTGGGAATTGATTTGGGATCGTGTTAATAACGACTTAACATTCACCATTGGTGGCATCACCAAAAAATACACAGAATACTCTGAACCCATGGATGACTTTCTGCGAGGGTTGCGGATTTTAACCAAATCTGAAACGGATGAAACGAACAGTGGTAGTTGTATCGTGGCACCAGGAACGGGAATAGATTTTCAAGTTAATCAATACAGACAACAAGGCTCAAGTCAGTATAGCACTCTGTCCACTCCCTGGAGTAACTCAGCCACTTCTCCCGATCCCAACACCTTTGACTTTTTGTTTGATAGAAGACTAAACGATGGTAACTTTGCTCTCAATAACTTACTTCGACCCATTGAAGCTTTTAAAGGCACTGTAGCCATGTCCTGGGACGATGAAAATTGTAATCCTCAGGAGGCCAAGGCCAGAAGCCGTACAGAGGTTATTATTCAAGGTTTAGGTCGTCTTCGGACTACTTCTGCAACTTTACCCGCCAATGATGCTCAGTCTATTCCGGAACCAACATCGGTGATCGGGTTGCTTGGGTTAGGTATGTTTGGAGTCCGTCGTCTCCGTCAGAAAAAATCCCATGATGATTCTTCTGTGCAAAACTAA
- a CDS encoding photosystem I assembly protein Ycf4 has protein sequence MNAAAMTSDRLIFRQDVLGSRRFSNYWWAIIASMGGVGFLLAGLSSYLHKNLLIVSDPSDLIFIPQGVALLFYGVAGSLLALYQWFMIALNIGGGHNEFNKETNQVSIFRWGFPGKNRRIEFTCPLEDVQAVRAEIQEGLNTKRKLYIKVKQRRDVPLTRVGQPISLSDLENQGAELASFLGVPLEGL, from the coding sequence ATGAATGCAGCGGCCATGACAAGCGATCGCCTCATTTTTCGTCAAGACGTTCTCGGCTCTCGTCGCTTCAGTAACTACTGGTGGGCGATTATTGCCTCAATGGGAGGCGTTGGCTTCCTTTTAGCCGGACTTTCGAGTTATTTACACAAAAACCTACTCATTGTCAGCGATCCGTCAGATCTCATTTTTATTCCCCAAGGGGTTGCCCTATTATTTTACGGGGTAGCGGGTTCACTTTTAGCCTTATATCAATGGTTCATGATTGCTTTGAATATTGGGGGAGGCCACAACGAATTTAATAAAGAGACAAATCAAGTCAGTATTTTTCGTTGGGGTTTCCCTGGTAAAAATCGTCGGATTGAATTTACCTGTCCTTTGGAAGATGTTCAAGCAGTGCGGGCCGAAATTCAAGAAGGGTTAAACACAAAACGGAAACTCTACATCAAAGTTAAACAAAGACGAGATGTTCCTTTAACCCGTGTTGGACAACCCATTTCCCTCTCAGACTTAGAAAATCAAGGGGCCGAATTAGCCAGTTTTTTAGGGGTTCCCTTAGAAGGGTTGTAA
- a CDS encoding peptidylprolyl isomerase, translated as MGNFRPHWLKTVLCVVLISGLLLTGCSNASNESNTQVSLTETKQGSQVNMDNYVPRLEGNATVEMIIKGSPVTIEVEGKDAPITAGNFVDLVERGVYNGLVFHRVVTDPQPFVAQGGDPKGNGTGGFIDPKTKQERRIPLEIKLEGAEKPTYSQALGRQGSAVSQPVVLKHQRGAVAMARSGMPDSASSQFYFALSDLEFLDGDYAVFGKVTQGMDVVDSIKEGDRIESAKVTSGLENLKK; from the coding sequence ATGGGAAACTTTAGACCGCATTGGTTAAAAACTGTCCTCTGTGTTGTATTAATCAGTGGGTTACTCCTCACTGGTTGTTCTAACGCCTCGAATGAATCAAATACTCAAGTAAGTCTCACGGAAACTAAACAAGGGAGCCAAGTAAACATGGATAATTATGTACCGCGATTAGAAGGAAACGCAACGGTTGAAATGATCATCAAGGGTTCTCCTGTCACCATTGAAGTCGAAGGAAAGGATGCACCCATTACGGCAGGAAATTTTGTGGATTTGGTGGAGCGTGGTGTTTATAATGGGTTGGTTTTCCATCGTGTAGTGACAGATCCTCAACCCTTTGTCGCTCAAGGGGGAGATCCTAAAGGCAATGGCACCGGAGGGTTTATTGACCCCAAAACCAAGCAAGAACGGCGCATTCCCCTAGAAATTAAGCTAGAAGGGGCTGAAAAACCGACCTATAGTCAAGCTTTGGGCAGACAAGGTTCAGCCGTGTCTCAACCCGTTGTCTTAAAACATCAACGGGGAGCCGTGGCCATGGCACGCTCAGGAATGCCTGATTCTGCTTCTTCTCAATTCTATTTTGCCCTATCAGATTTAGAATTTCTTGATGGTGATTACGCGGTGTTTGGTAAAGTTACCCAAGGTATGGATGTGGTTGATAGTATTAAAGAAGGCGATCGCATTGAGTCGGCCAAAGTGACTTCGGGCTTAGAAAATCTGAAAAAGTAG